CAGgcgatactggcattgattttatcttACTTGGTATATATCAATTGGtgtcgctagggaaaagaacattggtacttgaatgttatatctaacgaaagagtgaaagcacagactaagggggagtaacatatcatattgtggTATAACAAAGCCGTGCGGATTGATTATCTacttatcttccttagggggagtattttgctttgttattatgatgtcaacaacgacattttcaaggattgaatgtaaacaGGTTTACTGTGTTGtcgaatcgggaatcaagcggtgtAATGaactcttgtaatttgtttatccatatgatgtaagatttttgtcactaaaattgacaaagggggagatttttagagcattgctcggttgaacccaccaagcgttggtatgtcaagtttggttgtcatatttcagtgaatcaaaactcatgttaagagtcgattgattatgtactagagttatgcttcgtataggttagcttgaaagcattaggatatgagacattacaagtattgcaaagtcttgaagatgtgaagaagcgaggagctacaacaactacaatcatccttccacttgaggttagtgatatttgacttgaactgtttcattccctaacgtatcttccaagtcgtgcatattgaaaacataactgtgaagcatgtttgaactctagatagacatagtattaaggaatacaatacgaggtttattgcttaactattaaactttgtagataagacatcaccaaaatcatttgaatgctattgtgattatgtataaggtgaggatttcatcctagggaacaatgcttgcatgttttaaggaagtaagttcataatgTTTTGTGAACCggaaaggaaatttccaggagttattgcttttgttattcattgcatatcttatgaacaaccaatatgtgtgataaagtagaaccgctcacaacttgttgtgttcttgatagaactattcacaaagtcctgacttttgtattagtagaacttttattagtaaaaccaatcttaagtaatcaccttggtatgtatcgGTTATATAACTGCCAAAtggaaaaggggaactgatccttgtaacgggtgaagggaaccgatcctagtaaggggtgaagggaaaccgatccttgtaaggggtgcagtgcaatagggtaaccgatccttgtatggggtgcaacacgtttacagaagaaaggggaaccgatcctgtgaaggggtgcatcacatataagttagataccatatatatgtggggaatcgatcctagtacatagtcaaccatatctttggtaagctaatgtgactatgcgtagtactcacatggaggtagaaccgaaacttgttttggtagaaccgcaaacccatgattgtgattgaatgttggtttgatcaatcacatagttcttgaaagtcagatgaaccaattataaacttgtttggaagtgtggcaaatcggtttcaagattgtaagtgtgaaagagaacttacaaagtaaatatgtcgacaaaatttgaacacgtgctgagaatgtttatttctataattgttcaaagatattccttaaaggctaaatggaagagaatcccagaatcaaaacatatataagttaagaatcttttaattaaggttattaatttatcttggaaggaaacttatggaattggtaatgtgcatttactaattatattttccaagagatttcgattatattttCGGACattgcatttccaggaattatgaaaaccgaatctgtgcattaatgaatatcttgagtatattttcggttttggaaattccttggtgtccaaacttccttgtctataaatacacgaagttttcctttctagcaaactaatccttcgtaacaatttgacttcctcttttgtcattgttactggtgtagcctcctatcggagaggagagtaatataattaggtgaaatctcttacggccgctcgttttaaagtcttctttgggattgagaagctctagcgcgacccgttggtgggaaactagataattgcggtttatatttattttcaattgatttgattgactaacggtggttgaaatctgattgcacctagtttgtttattcttgagaatcttctcttctgatataagattcactcaaactagtttagagtttcaacagggatctttagactgttgttagctctaaagacgatcttgtgataatccattgttaacagactcccttctgtgcgtgattgatcacaagaagattcaagtgattgtgtgcaggtgtttattgaagatcaaagaagatttgaagacaaagaagatattgaagatctgacttgggttttataatctttggtgtgcacaatacttgtttgggataaGAGGATAcaattgataatcggtttatccttgtggtatattagattgattgattgaattagatcggcatcaacacggttcctttgggattaaaggtgttgttggcttaatcttaattgattacctttgggtgattaaaacataagatagatctagacctgacgaaggagtttacgtaaagataaacggaagagcctttgtctgactcatatcacttggttgaagagagttaataccaaacagatttcttgttcctttactgtttggaatacgaaccaaagggattgttccaagtacgtgactgaggcgtgggaatacagacggaactaggtatactatagagttaggtgcttggtctcaactatacgaagtaagtgtattttgtgtagcggcttaatcctgagagtattcaattctgtacaaggtcccggggtttttttgtatttgcggtttcctctttaacaaaatcttgttgtgtcatttacttttattttccgtattataattgtttttattataattaaaataaaatacacaaacgttaatatcctattacttgataagtgaatactattgtgtttggttaagtccgaacctttttatcaagtaacatactttgtcgttgtattgtctcgatctcgtatccatagacgatcacacgaagtgtgaaccgattagttgtattgtctcgatctcgtatccatagacaatcactttcggaggaagggacttataggtcggaaaagttttagcttgaggtatatttgggtaccctcgccttttcaatttttattttagttaagctTTATATCTTTTTGATATTATACTATCATATTCTACTTTATGGGAACTTTCATTCGACTCTATAGAAACAGAAAGTACCACATATGATAAATATGAGATCTTTAAATACCTGTTAATTTAAATTAGGAATTTGTGGCCATGTCATTTGGATCTTCAGGTTTAACAAAAAGAAAGACGAAGATTCATAATATTTTAATGAAAATATATGGATAGGGTTCGCAAATTTACGTTTGGGCATTTCCGATGGAAAAAATATATCTTCGATTTAAAAAGATGTTCCAATGCATCTGGACCGCCCGCCACACCCATCGACAGTTCCCATTGGACCCGTTGCGTAGCACGAGTTACTTACTAGTCATTGTTATAAAAAGGTATGAGGTTTGTGTCCATGATATCCAGGGCTATCAGACGGACAACGTTGAACGTGGGCCATCATCCGAATGTCTCGAATCTCCGGATGGAGTTTTTCAATGGACAGCTGGGAAAGAGGGTGAATTGGGTTTTGATTTGTTCTTTACTCTGCGAGAGAGGGAGAGGCAGACATAACGACAGATGGTTTCTTCTTTCTTCGTTTTCTTCGCTGAACAATGGGAATCCATAAAGGGATGAGAAGAAATATGGAGGCTTGGTTAGTAAACCGGTTTGCTCTAATCTTTGGCTTATCTCCTGttcttattttgatttttttcacgtTTGTTTTCTTCTTATCAAGACCTAATTACGCTTGGTCAATTCTTCTCATACCGCCACCAAAATCTATACCTTCATCTACTTATCCTTATCGAGCAGCAACAGTGCTTTCGTCATctttatcttatgtttgttgattttaattgaaattgaagGGATTTTCTAGGTAAGAAGAGATTTCAGAGCTCCTTTTTGTTTACTACTACGACCAgtcagaaaacaaattgaaacctAGGTTTCATATATTTCGGGGTTTCTCATAGTGTTTAATTTAAACAATTGAAGTAGTTTAATGGTTGTTGTGTTATCCTGCTTCAAAATTCTAATTTATTATATGAAATCTAGGGTTTTTGATTCGTTTTTATTTCGATTTAATGAGTTACTATTTTATATGGGTTaaattgatttttcttaatttaatttctttgtttctttaatttttttaatgagTTTTTGCAAATCTCCCCCCTTTAATAGCAGCAAGCATTTCCCAAAATCGTTAACAGATTTTCGCCTTCCGCACGTTTTTTTGGCCTCCCGCACGTATCTTTCGTATCCCGCACGTTTTTTTCCTTTCCCACGCGTATTTTTGTTATGCATCGTTGGATTATGTCTATCTCTAAATACATCCATCGATCAAAAAGACTCTAAAACTACAAAATTGCCACGTATACATAAACACCAACACCTCTCTTCTTTCTCTTCGACAATTTTTCTCCCTCAAATCTCTCCCTCTTCCTCAACAGCGAAAATTCCACAAGATcatctaaaaaaacaaaaaaaatccacaaaaatCTTCGATTGACTTTCCAGCGATGGCGGGGATCTACAATTGAATCCACCGTTTTTCTTTTCTTGCATTAGGTGCATCTCCTCATATtgtcaaaacctagggttctatTTATTTTAGGGGTttaatttgatttgattgtgtTTATCAATGGATTTTGAAGGGTTGGTTATTCAACGATAACGTTAATATTCAACTGGGTTTCGAACAATTCATGCTGGAGATCACCAATTGAGTGACTATTTTTCTCCATTAGGTATGTACTCATACTATCAAAATCATTCTTACTGTAATGATTCTATGATTATGTCTATTTTTTAGgggtttcatttgatttttgatttatttaaATTTGAAGTGGTTGTAGAAAAGTTCAAtttttgtaccgtgtataaaatacaccaGAAGCCCGTGAATCAAGCCCGAAAAGCCCGTTAAAGAAGATTCCAGAAGCCCAGAccggacttattgaggaagtccggaggtttattgaggaaaccaacccgtgggtttattgaggaaacccacagagCTTAATATAGAAGCCAAGTctagcttattatagaagcccaaatGACTTATCGTAGAAGTCATTTTaagatagacacaaatcttggaaGATAAACAATGATCTTTCAACATAAACTCAAATCATGTGAAGATATACACGAATATTTCAATATagacatggatcttcaaggatagacacaaatattaaaggataagtacaaatccaggtggttattttggatagctacaaatctagggttattatggaaccagattagggttttttgcctataaatagaggctaaaaATCCAACTAAAGGAAATGGAATTTCTATTCCTtcatggaattttaggttagctaacccggagaaaactattgtaatcctcaatcaataaaaatatttctctgttcttccgtggatgtaggcaacacttgccgaatCACGTTAAGTCTTTGTCATTTTTTAACCCTATCAACACCAAATCATCGTGTTTTATACCtagaattaattttgggtacaaatatTTAACATTTAGTGTATCATTTTCATCTAATTTGAGGGTCAAATAAGATGAAAAGGGGTTGAGAATTAAGTTCCAaataatttctttctttttattttactttagcAATTTAAGGTTTGGAATTAGAAATTTAAACCTGAAACTAGAATGGATTCAATACAAAATAAATGCTCAAACATATACCCAAGCTCTGTATATTTCTCACAGAGCCTTAATTTGGCAGGAAGGAGACTAAAGATTGGATGAAATTAATGATGAAAAGGAGCTTGTAGACAAGGAGACAAAGATAGACACCACTCTGAAATGACCTTCTTATTCGCCTTATAATGCATCACTCTATGTTGGTCTAGCCGGATACTTGACTGACTAATTATGTCACTTAATATCTAAGTCAAAATGAAAATTTCAGTTCATTTAGTGCAACAGGAGATTGTTTTTTATCCTGTACACTAAACACCAAATTATTGCCtgatattttgatgatatttgcATTTGGATTCATTTAATCTGTTGTTGTTGAATAGGGTGAATCTAGAAGACCAAATATGATCAAATAGGATGACTGAAGAGCAATGGGAACAACAAAAATCTGAAAACCATTAGCAATTTTCGCCTCCTGCACGTATTTTTCACCTCCCGCACGTATTGTTGACGTACTTTTCCTATTAGACGTTGGATTATGTCCATCTCTAAAACCTGCCGTCCGATCTAACTAGCCTAGATTCATAACAAACACGTGTCTTTTTCTCTCTTTCACAATTCTTTCTACTCACTCTCTCTTCCCAACAGGAAAAAACTCAAACTGAATCTTCAATCAATTAACGGCGGAGATCGCTAATTAAATCGAACTTTACTCTTATTTGATTAGGTATGTACATTTCCCATATCAAATTTTTTTCCTACTATTTTCTATGATTCTAGGGTTctgtttgtatttgagttttatATCTGATTTACGTATGTTTATCGATGGTTTTGAACGGTTTTTTATTCATTGATGACTCCAATCTCAATATTTAGTGTAGAATTTTCATCTTTTCATCATAATTTGGATGTAGTGACTACTGTATGGATGTAGTGAATATTGTATTGTCGAACATCAAATCTAGATTAGATAATCTTAATTTGATCTATCTGATATGTCAAATTGATGTGTTAGTTGTGATGAATATCGACCACTAGGAGTCACAAAGTTGAAGATTACTTACACGATTGAAGGCCATGAATCCCAAGTCCAAATCAACATTCTTTGAAATCGATGAGTTGAGATTCAAGAGGGGGTTTTGAAATTTGTGTTGATTTTGATTTGGGAATTGTTTTGGTTTATGGCCTGGCACTTTGTTATTCGAGAGTTTGATCTTCCAAGGATAATTCTGAAATACGAAAACTGTTTGTCGGCATGTATTAGTTTACTTCATGGATTGAGTCTAATGTTTCAAAATTTGGGTTGTATTGCAAGTGACTGTTGGAGGCATAGATATGCCATGGAAGTGTTCAACTAAATGTCGATTAGAACATATAGTGAAAATGCGAATCATTTTGAAACAAGTTATGATTTTGTTGTTTGAAAATACCTCGCTTAGgtgtgtttaaattctaaacagaACAGACTGGACAAGCGTGGAAAAGCAAGTTAACAACAAAGAATCACAATTTAGTGTCTAGGATTTTTGGTTTGTTTTCGTTAATATTATCTTCTTTTTAATCTGTATCAATGATTTTAATTCTTACTTCTTTGGCTTACATAACATTTCTATCTATATGTTGTGGGTTTTTACTGTCACACTCGGATTGACTGCTATTGAGGGTTAATTCAGTCGATATTTGAGGACACAGAGTCTTGCTACCATTTAGTGAAGAAGTTATTCAGAATATATGCGATATATGTCATTGATAAACTCATGAGCAAAAGTTGAACCAGTGCGAAACTTCAATATATGTTTTTAGCTGTGAGATCAGCGCAAATGTAAGAATGTATGTTCAACAACCTGTTTTGGTTGATTGAAAAAaccttaattttatatcttaCAAGTTGTTTGGTTTTGCTTAGCTCCATGAATGTTAGGATttattttcataacaagccttTGGATTTGGTTTCTATTGTGCTGCGTTTACATTTATATTTGCTGAATTTCTTGCGAAGTGGAAAGAACTCATTATCTATCTTGAGGGATGAAACAGTGAAAGTAGAGCAATACGAAGAGTTCAAACTGGAATTTTATAGGAGTTAGGCAATGTACTTATGCTTCATGGCAGAGATTGCAAGTGTCTAGGTTAACGAGTTTTGATGGGGGCGGATTTAATACAGGGATAATTGAATTTCTTAAACATTGGTTAGTATGAAAATCTATTCACATGTCAGGATTTTATTAGCATAAGAACCAAATAAAATTTGTGATATATCTGTGTTGATCATATGATGATGATAGCTTTTGGTGGATGCAGGTACCATTCGACATGGAAGAGCCACAGGCGTGCAACACACGTGCTCCCTACTTGTCCATGGTAACAGCTTCAAGCTAAAAACTCAGGTTCCCAAGGCAACCTATTCAAACCTTTGCTTTATCATGTTCATATTTTAGATCTGTTACGCGCACCGATCACGATAATGACAAAACTGCGTACCATAATTTATTTGTGCTTCATCTTTCACCATTTCGGCTTTTAGGAAGTAATATGGTAGCGTCTCATacatatagtttttttttttttttgaaagaatgtTAATTTACAACTATATGACATACTACTGCATATCAGCTGCTCCTACAGTACTTTAATATGGTCGGATCTGACATCTTACCCAGACTCTTCCTACCTTCTTTGCTCATAGCTAGAGTAGCTGTATCTTTACTAATTGTCTAGATGGAAATTATTTTGGCAATAATTAGGACCATATActttaaatatttttatattgTGCAAACAAAGGGCACCGAACATGGTATAGAGGATCAAGATAAAACCTAAACTGAAGAGTCTTGCATCCTTTCGGGTCCCTAGGAAGTGTCTAACGACCTTCAACAAACTCCTGTCTGGCTGAGCATCCTCGCCCGCTTCAGCCGTTAAAATTCACAGTTATGTCACATGATCCCaggtttcatttattttttacaCTTATTTTTGGGTGTAGGTGATGAAATGGGTTGTAGTTGCAGACGACATTCCAACTGATCCTTGAGCTCGAGCTAAAGTCATTAAAAGATCAAATGAAATTATTATACGAAACCAGATAAAATTTTGAATTCAGCTGCGAATTATAAAAGTACCTTCCTGGATTTTGAATTTGGTAGCCCTTGAAATAACCTATCTGCAATTTCTATCATCTGTTTGTTTCTACTTTGATGTATTGAAATATGGATCCAAGAAACAATCTCCCTTCATTATCAGAGATTTCTCCATCTTTACTTTCCTTTCTCAGTGACAATTTTCAAAATAGAGGTGATTTATTAAAAGCTCCAGATCTTGTCTCCGAATTGCAAAAGCAATGTTCTGATTTGGATCATAACTTGAACGATCTAAATCATAAACTCGAGAAAAGTATTGTTTCATTCGCATCACATTCGGAACAATTAGGGAGTCTTTTCAATGTAATCAATCTCAAGTTAAACCATCTTCAGTCTTTAGAGTTCCTTTCTGGATCTTCTACAGGTAATATTACTTTTCCTAAGTTACTTCTTCCTTGTACATAATAATTAAACCTTAagatattttattttgatttatgtTGGAATTGTGTTTGCATGGGAgagaaggaggagaagaagattctGGGAGGGTGAAGCACATATTAGGGGAGGAGTTGCCAGCGCTGGCGAAAGAAGTGGCAAGAGTAGAAACTGTTCGCTCTTACGCAGGTAGGCAGTTATGCTTATTATGTTTCTTATATTGTTGAATTTGATGGTTACAAGATTGTGTGGAAGTTGAAACTCTATGGTTACATACGCTTCCTGTCATATTTTAAATTAGTTTGACTATTAACCTTTGAAAGGGTTTCTACTGGACATCCTAGCTCCATTTGGAATATACGGTTTCATGCGATATGTTAGTTTATTTTTCTTGCTTGGTTGAcagaaaatatatcatcttatcagTGCATTTTATGATCTCTTCTTTGTTTAGTGTTTTCTGTAACAAAAATGTGCTTTAGGTTTTCACTTATTTATGTGAATTATTTCTTATTGAATATTTATCAACAGAGACAGCATTGAAACTTGACACTCTAGTTGGGGACATTGAAGATGCAGTCTCCTCTACCATGACAAGAAACCTAAGGAAGTCGCCCCCTGGGACCAGTTCAGAAGTGAGGGGCTTTAAATGCTTGATTATAGATTGTGTTGCAAGTTCTGTGTGTTTTCTCACTTTCTCAATCTTTACCACAGGAAACACGATTGCTTGCCattaaatctctcaaactcaCAGAGGACATACTGATTACTGCTGCAAAATCACGGCCTCAGTGGAGACGTCTTGTCCACGCAGTTGATCACAGAGTGGATCGAGCTTTAGCTGTTTTAAGGCCCCAGGCAATAGCAGATCATCGATCCCTTCTTACTTCTCTTGGATGGCCACCAACTCTTTCCAACTCCAAAAGTGTGAACATAGGGAAATCAAGTGCGGTTCTGAACCCTCTTTTCACGATGCATGGTGACTTGAAAAACCAGTACTGTGAAAATTTTCTTGCTTTGTGCGGTCTACAGGAGTTACAGAGCCGAAGAAAGTCTCGGCAACTTGAGGGGCACTACCATGAAATTGCTATGCGCCATCCACTTTGGGCAATTGAAGAACTGGTAAATCCAATTTCATTGGCATCAGAACACCATTTCAAGAAGTGGGTTGAAAAGCCAGAATTTATTTTTGCTCTCGTTTATAAGATTACAAGGGATTTTGTTGATTCCATGGATGAGCTGTTGCAACCATTGGTTGATGAGGCAAGACTTGTTGGCTACAGTTGTAGAGAAGAATGGATTTCTGCAATGGTAACCTCCCTCCTGATGTACTTGGCGAAAGATGTCTTCCCTGTCTATATTGGTCAGTTGGATGCAGATAACGTCAATGGGGTTCCATCACAGGCTAAATTTTCGATCATGCATCTTGTAGATTTGATGATTTCTTTTGacaaacgagttcaaacccttgTAGCAGATTCTGGAGTTTTGAATTCAATCAGGGATGAAGAGAGTTATCGGAGGATCTCTACCATGTCCATCTTTTGTGATCGGCCAGACTGGCTTGAGTTATGGGCAGAAATAGAGCTTGGTGATACACTGCGTAAGGTGAGACTTGATATGGGGGACGAACGAAATTGGaaaaataaagtccaaggagCTTTGCTTGTGTCAGGGTCTGAGAGTTACAAATCTCCTGCAATTGCTGCTGCTACCCTTCGCCATTTATCAGCCATGATTGATCGTTGCAGGCCATTGCCAAGTATTTCTCTGAGAGCAAGATTTATAAGATTGGCATGTGCACCCCTTTTGAGGGAATTTCTTGATTGCTTACTTCAAAAGTGCCAAGAAGCGGAGGGGTTAACTGCCCTAGCGGGTGATGATGGCCTAATCAAGGTCGCAAATTCTGTTAATGCAGCTCGTTACTGCGAGTCTGTTATGAAGGACTGGTGTGACGATTTGTTCTTTCTTGAAATGACATTAGATCAGGGTGATGAAGCGATAATAGGAGTTGATGAGGACACTTCAGGCTTAGGTGGTGGTATTTTTAATGAAGAAATCGGAAAGTTTGAAGAATTTCGGAAAGACTGGACTGAAAAGATATCAACTGTTGTTTTGAGGGGATTTGATGCTAGGTGTAGAGAGTATATGAAGAATAAGAAGCAGTGGCAGGAAAAGGAGGAAGGATGGAATGTCTCCAAATTATTTGTCGGGGCTCTTGATTATCTGCAAGGAAAGATATCAAAGCTAGAAGAGGGTTTAAATGAGATTGATTTTGTTGTTGCATGGAGAAGTTTGGCCACTGGAGTTGATCATCTGGTTTTCAATGGTGTGTTGATGAGTAAGGCGAAGTTCTATAATGGTGGGGTGGAAAGATTTGGGGGCGACTTAGACGTCCTGTTTGGGGTTTTTAGGGCGTGGTGTTTGAGACCTGAAGGGTTTTTCCCGAAGGTGAGCGAGGGATTGAAGCTGTTGAAAATGAAGGAGGACCAGCTGAAAGTAGGTACTGAAGGAATTGAAAGATGGCTGAAAGAGAAACAGATAAGACATTTGGGTGTTCCGGAGGCAGAGAGGATTGTTAAGAACCGAATTTTTAAGAGTTAGAAATCACTGAAGACATTAGGTTCAGTCGGAAAAGGGTGTATTTTGTTAAAAAGATGGCACAATTATGTAACAATGGTGTTATTATTGAAACAAAAATGGCTAACATTGTAAAAGTGAATGCGCAACAAAttattgattattttattttagcgGAGAAATGACGATAGATTCTTTTTTAATCAGGTGATTATAAACCTCGTGTTTTTAGGGGCCaatcaaaaggatttaggggccatcaatttatacccatccaaagactctacttaaggggtaccctatatgatattgaagttacataaatgcccttctggtaaaaccgtataaaaaccaaataaaaaaaaattctactcatttcaactcttcttcttccagtttcatatcttccgattgtggaagaaaaaaactttccctcgttcaaccgaaacatcgccgcgaatcgtaaaatcaaaacatcgtcgattcgtttataaaacaatggataagggaaatgaaacccacagacct
This genomic stretch from Papaver somniferum cultivar HN1 chromosome 5, ASM357369v1, whole genome shotgun sequence harbors:
- the LOC113281131 gene encoding RINT1-like protein MAG2, coding for MDPRNNLPSLSEISPSLLSFLSDNFQNRGDLLKAPDLVSELQKQCSDLDHNLNDLNHKLEKSIVSFASHSEQLGSLFNVINLKLNHLQSLEFLSGSSTGGEEDSGRVKHILGEELPALAKEVARVETVRSYAETALKLDTLVGDIEDAVSSTMTRNLRKSPPGTSSEETRLLAIKSLKLTEDILITAAKSRPQWRRLVHAVDHRVDRALAVLRPQAIADHRSLLTSLGWPPTLSNSKSVNIGKSSAVLNPLFTMHGDLKNQYCENFLALCGLQELQSRRKSRQLEGHYHEIAMRHPLWAIEELVNPISLASEHHFKKWVEKPEFIFALVYKITRDFVDSMDELLQPLVDEARLVGYSCREEWISAMVTSLLMYLAKDVFPVYIGQLDADNVNGVPSQAKFSIMHLVDLMISFDKRVQTLVADSGVLNSIRDEESYRRISTMSIFCDRPDWLELWAEIELGDTLRKVRLDMGDERNWKNKVQGALLVSGSESYKSPAIAAATLRHLSAMIDRCRPLPSISLRARFIRLACAPLLREFLDCLLQKCQEAEGLTALAGDDGLIKVANSVNAARYCESVMKDWCDDLFFLEMTLDQGDEAIIGVDEDTSGLGGGIFNEEIGKFEEFRKDWTEKISTVVLRGFDARCREYMKNKKQWQEKEEGWNVSKLFVGALDYLQGKISKLEEGLNEIDFVVAWRSLATGVDHLVFNGVLMSKAKFYNGGVERFGGDLDVLFGVFRAWCLRPEGFFPKVSEGLKLLKMKEDQLKVGTEGIERWLKEKQIRHLGVPEAERIVKNRIFKS